From Rutidosis leptorrhynchoides isolate AG116_Rl617_1_P2 chromosome 3, CSIRO_AGI_Rlap_v1, whole genome shotgun sequence, a single genomic window includes:
- the LOC139896396 gene encoding uncharacterized protein: MWADIGGPLPIQFDVSVLGTGRPIGPHKSMCINMLAGIVKDPLFPKHYESWEKVPGENKEKIWLDLGGFFKMGDWLDGGHTQKVVEAGVNSLCADRWRNAKSKQKKYFTDNDGYALPNNLRNRPPPNVQQRLWDPFVDLMLSSKFRARSAQNKKNRAKMEYASTQGSRSIADRVASLDPPSLIENFKNNHTFKKGGWSGDKARVNHEKMLKLKEKYPERSDEVIMLEVLGKRRGYRRGVGKTLPGSASTSSSSSTCQTRRPPPPGSENPLLKEAVYDTFAFNNMAIPPQWQSFFPTPNQTQETEGEDEGDDDEDMEESGASQSESDEENEDEAR; this comes from the exons ATGTGGGCTGACATTGGTGGACCATTGCCGATTCAGTTTGATGTTAGTGTGTTGGGGACCGGTCGCCCGATAGGCCCACACAAGTCGATGTGTATTAACATGCTCGCGGGAATCGTTAAGGACCCGTTATTTCCAAAGCATTACGAGAGTTGGGAAAAGGTTCCTGGCGAAAACAAAGAAAAAATTTGGCTTGATCTCGGT GGGTTTTTTAAGATGGGCGACTGGCTAGATGGTGGACATACCCAAAAGGTGGTGGAAGCCGGGGTAAATTCTTTGTGCGCGGACCGATGGAGAAAtgctaaaagtaaacaaaaaaaatatttCACGGATAATGACGGGTACGCACTTCCCAATAACCTTCGAAACCGACCCCCACCGAATGTTCAACAACGTCTATGGGACCCATTTGTGGACCTAATGCTTTCAAGTAAATTCCGGGCTCGTTCTGCGCAGAACAAGAAAAATAGGGCGAAGATGGAATACGCCAGTACGCAGGGTAGCAGGTCAATTGCCGACCGTGTG GCCTCTCTGGATCCTCCGAGTCTTATCGAAAACTTCAAGAACAACCACACTTTTAAGAAAGGTGGATGGAGTGGGGATAAAGCTAGGGTGAACCAC GAAAAAATGTTGAAATTAAAAGAAAAATATCCGGAAAGGAGTGATGAAGTCATTATGTTGGAAGTTTTAGGCAAACGTCGCGGGTACCGTCGCGGAGTGGGTAAAACGTTACCCGGATCGGCTagtacatcatcttcatcatcaacttgtCAAACAAGACGACCACCACCACCGGGTTCCGAAAACCCATTGCTAAAGGAAGCGGTATACGATACTTTTGCCTTTAACAATATGGCAATCCCGCCCCAATGGCAATCTTTTTTCCCAACCCCCAATCAAACTCAAGAAACCGAAGGTGAAGACGAaggtgatgacgatgaagacatggAAGAAAGTGGTGCGTCTCAAAGCGAAAGTGATGAAGAAAATGAAGATGAAGCAAGGTAA